The DNA sequence CCACCTACCACCACAGAGGGGTAGACAATATGAGCAGATGAGCTACTGAAGATATTTGGTCAGGGCCTGTTTTCCTCTCGCCGGCACGCAATCCAGACTCTCTTCTCAAGTGTCTGTCTGCGGGGCGCTGTCGGTCGCGCTGACCTGATTAAAGTTACACACCCACACAGACCAACACAACTCCCCAGGTCAGACGTAAGAAATCGGTTGCACAATCACGCAGTTCTTGCGTTCAATCCGAGCCAATTGCTCATGCCCCCGCCGTAGGGTGTGAACCGCCGGGCCATGGTCGGGAGAAGGGCGCTGAAGACGAGGTAGAGCACCGCTGCGCCCGCCACACCTATCCAGACGTTGATGAGGCCGAGCACCGCGAGCAACACCACTCCGCCAGCGGCAGCAAGGAACAGAACCGTGATCCACCACGTTTGACGGTCGGATAGCTCCAAGGTGCAGGCGATCAGGGGTGCAAAGAAGCCCATGAGAACGAAGCCGAGGGATCCGCCGGCGTGCCCAGGCAGGAGGAGGAAGTAGTCGAAGGCGGCTATCAGAACGCCGAACGCGACGCTCGTAAGTCCGGCTAGCGCGGTGGAGCCAGCCCACTCCTTCCTGGTCCCGCCCAGGCTTTGCCAGTCCCGCAATGAGCGACCGATGGCGCCCATCCCGGATAGACACGACCCGACGATAATTGCCACCCACACGAAGAACCTGACGTGCATCTCCCCATTGACGAAGCTGGTCCCGCTACGAAGGAGCACAGCCAAAATCAGGAACGTCGCTAAGCCCAGACCCCACGTCACCAGCCAGGCGAGCGCCTGCGGCCGGTAGATAATGGCCGCCCGCGCCGATGACCTGCGAGTTTCCGGTGCAGCGATCAGCTCCTCCATGCTACGGGTGGGCTGCCCAGGCCACACCATAGCGATGAGCCACAGGGCGAGGATGCTGGCGGGGAGGACCCAGCGGGGCTCGGCAGTGGATAGCAATGCGACTTCTATGAGCAGCAGCGGTACCACCGCAGTTACGGCCAGGCGGCGGTGTCGGCGCCAGGTGGCCCTCGTCAGGCCCAGTGCCGCATAGGGCTCCCACGTCGGCCGCAGGACGGGATAGATCACGACAAGGAGGAGCGCCCACCAGCCACCGACGATGGAGGCATTGAAGGTCACTGCCGGGGCAAAGATGAGGAAGTTGATGATGTTCTGGGGAGTGAGCAGGAGAAGGCGGGTCATTCTCCACGGGTGGGCTACGGAGTTCATCGCATCTCCTTACCCAAGGCTGCGACAGCCTTCTCGAGGGTGACCTCGGAGACGCGCACGCGACCGCCGGTGTGGCGGGCGAGGTCGAAGGCGGCGTCGATAAGCTCTGGTTTCTGGCGGAGGTCAACGATGCTGCGACTGCCCAGACTCAGGTCGGTTCGAGATAGCTCCCTCACGCCTAAGCGACTGAGCATGCGATCGATCTCCTCTCCGGGTCCGGCGAGCTCAATGATGCGCTCGGCAATGTCTTCGACGGGGCCGTTGATGCGGACGCGGCCGGATTCGATATAGAGGATGGTGTCGAGGAGGCGCTCCGATTCGTGCAGGTGATGCGTCGACATGACGATGGTGCGGGGCTGGGTCTCCATTTCCTCACGGAGGGTGCGGTAGAAAGCATCCCGCTTGTCTGCGTCGAAGCCGAGGTAGGGCTCGTCGAGGAGCATGAGCTCGCAGCCGCTCGCGCAGGCATACACGATGGATGCCGCGGATTTCTGGCCGCGGGAGAGCTGAGAATAGGTGGTTCGGCGGGGCACCTCGAAGCGCGAGGCCAGGTGCTCGGCGCGTTCGGCCCGCCAACCGTGGTGGCGGGCGGCGCCGACGGCGAACACCTTCTCCAGGCTCCATCCCCCGGGAAGCGGGGCGTCGATGCCGGCGAGGACCGTGCGGTCGAGGACCGCTGGATTGTCGAAGGGGGACGCATCGAAGACGGTGAGGCGGCCGTCGACAAGCAGGCGCCCAGCGAGGGCGCGGAGGAGAGTGGTCTTGCCGGCGCCGTTGGGGCCGATGAGGCCGTGAACCTGGCCGGCGGCGAGCGAGAACGTGAGATCGGAGATGACCTGGCCGCGGCCGTATCCGACGGAGAGGTCTTCGGCGTGGATCAGTGGGATGGTCATTGGTAAAGTCCTCGGCTTTCTGCGACGGCGTCGATGAGTCGGTGGATGTCTGCGCGGGTGATGTCGAGCTTGACGGCTTCGTCGATGAGCGGGACGAGGTAGGAGGCGGCGAATTCTTCGCCCCGTCTGGCGAGGATGATGTCGCGGGCATCGTCGGTGACAAACATGCCGATACCGCGCCTTTTTTCCAGCACTCCACTGTCAACGAGGAGGGTGATTCCTTTGCGGGCGGTCGCCGGGTTGATCTGGTGGAATTCGGCGAGTTCGTTGGTCGAGGGCGCGCGGGCACCGGCGCCGAGGTTGCCGTCGACGATGGAGTCTTCGATGAGGTTGGCTATCTGCCGAAACAACGGAGCCGTCGAGTCATCCACGCGCCCCTCCTCCAGTTAGTTGGTTAGTTACTCACTTAACTAACCATAGAGCTCCGGGACTGCCGGCACAAGGCCCGATACAAGGCCCTCCACCACAACGGGGCCGACATCGACGTGCAGGCCCTGATTAAGGCATGCTGGTAATGAAGAAATCGACTTAGAATTCCCGACAAACATAGAAATTAGGAGCCATGCTTGAACGCACATTGGTCCTCGTTGACACCTCTTACCTGCTCGCGAGCTTTTATAACTCGTGGGAGACGGGCGCCCGCGCCCAATTAGAGATCGACCTCCCCGAGGTTGTTAACGTCCTCGACTCGATGGTCCACAACCAACTTCGCCAACCAATCCACCGTCAGCTCTGGTACGACGGCATTCCCGATAACGGCCCCCACCGCTACCAGCGCGCGCTACGCACGTGCGACGGCGTGCAACTGCGCGCGGGCCAGCTCATTGAATGGGGTGAGCGCCGCACCCAAAAGGCCGTGGATACTCGCCTCGTGGCGGACATGGTCGCCGCGGCCATTCGCCAACAATTCTCGGACTTTGTGCTGGTCTCCGGTGACGCCGACATGATTCCGGGCGTCCAAGAGGCCACGGAGAATGGGATCCGCGTTCACTTGTACGGCTTCGGCTGGGATTCCATGTCCGCCGCCCTGCGGCATGCCTGCGATTCCACGACCATCCTTGACCCACGCGAGGATTTCACCGACGCCATGCAGCTGCAGGTTCTCGAGGGCCCGCTCCCACCGGTCGTGCGCTCGCGCCCGCTCGGCGATGCCGAGCCGTTCGAGGAGCACGGCATGACCACCGTTCCCAACGGGGCGATTCCGTCTTTCCTCCCGCCGACCCCTCGGCAGGAGCAGGCGGCCCCCGCTGCCCCACCGGCAGCTCCCCCAGTAGCTCCGCCGGCAACTCACCAGGCAACGCCGACACCAACGGATTCTGATATCTGCGAGATCGTCGAGCCCACCCCCGTGACCCCGACGGCGCAGGCGGAGTACACCCCGGAACGCGACACTCCCGAGCAGGAACGCTCCTCGGTGGAAAACGATCTGTCTCTGGACACCCCGAAACCCGGACCGACCAAGGTCCGTGAGGAGAATTCAGAAGAGTCGTCCGACGAGGAATCGACCCCCACCCCGGGTTCCATCCCCAAGCCCTCCATGATGGCGCCGCGCCGCAAACTGCGCTCCCGCTACGTGCCGCTGCCCGAAGAGGTGTGGACGTCCGCCGGTTTCCAGACCCCGTTTGATGTTGGCCAGCAGTACGCGACGTGGTGGTACGACAATGCCGCCACCATCGAGCAGCGCGACCAAGCACACTTGCTTTCTGGCGGCGGCCTGCCTCCCGAGATTGACCGACCTCTGCTGCAATTCGCCTGCGAGACTCTCCACGAGTACACGCTCAGCGAAACCCAACGGGTCAATCTCCGCGATGGCTTCCACTCGGGGATTCGCGGGGTTCTGGTGAGTTACCGCCGCGAATCTTAGGGGCTGGTGAAGGAAGGGCTGATTAGCCCTTCTTCTCCTCTTCCACTTCCTCAACGACGACGGCATCATCTGCAGACTCGGCAGCCTCGATGGCCTCCGGCGCGGACTCCCCGGCGAGGGAAGCGCGGATTTCCGCAAGGCGGGCGGCGGCCTTCATATCGGTGCCTGCGGAGGCGATCTCAGCCATGCGGTCGTCGACGGAGTGTTGGGCGAGTTCTTGCGCGCCGAGGGCGTCTGCGTATCGACGTTCGATCTTGTCGCGCACTGCGTCCAACGTCGGCACGTTGTCGTTCGGGCGCAGCTCGCTCATGGTGTCCATGGCGCGGGTGGTCTGCTCCTGCATGGCGGCCTGATCGGCCTGGGCACGCAGCTGATCGATCTGGGAGAGCTGCTCCTTGAGGCGCATCTCCGACTCTTTTTGCTGCTGCTGCGCCTGCGCTGCTGCCTGGGTGGCCTGGGCGTGCAGTGCCTTCGTCTCCTCGAGCTGCTGCTCCACGGAGACAAGCTGCGTGGCGAAGATTTCTGCGGTGTTTCCAAACTCCTGGGCCTTGGCGGCGTCCCCGTCGGCGGCGGCCTTATCGGCGGCCATGATGGCGGTGCGGGCCTGCTCTTGGTGCTCCGCCTGGGACTTAATCAGGCGGTCGAGCTTCATCTCCAGCTGCTTTTGATTGCCGATGATGGCGGCGGCCTGCTCGGTGATCTGCTGGTGTTGCTGCTTGGCGGCTTCGGTGGCCTGCTGGATCTGGACCTTCGGATCGGCGTTCTGGTCGATCTTTGAGTCGAAGGAGGCCATGAGGTACTTCCAGCCCTTGCTCAGCGGATTAGCCATGATGGGGGTCTCGCTTTCTCACTGCAGTGTGTCGATCCCGGGGATCCGGATCCTGACCACAAGTTTAGAGAGAACCCGCGACGAGCAACAGCCGCCCCGGATTCCCGGGACGGCTGTGGGCGTGAAGGGGCGAGAGGAACTAGCCCTGCTCGGCGTCGCTAGCGGCGTTTGCTTCGGCGACCTGGCGGCGCACCTCATCCATGTCCAGGTCCTTGACCTGGGTGACCAGCTCTTCCAGAGCGGCCGGGGGCAGAGCTCCGGCCTCGCGGTAGACCATGATTCCATCGCGGAAGATCATGAGCGTGGGGATCGACTGGATCTGCAGAGCGGAGGCGATGCCCTGGTTAGCCTCGGTGTCGAGCTTGGCAAAGACGGCGTCGGTGTGCTTTTCCGATGCCTTCTCGTAGGTCGGGGCGAAAGCGCGACAAGGGCCACACCAGCTGGCCCAAGCATCGACGAGGACGATACCGTCGGCGGTGACGGTCTCTTCGAAGGTTGCTTCTGTAACGTCAATGGTTGCCAATTGATTACTCCTGACTAGCCGTTTTGTAAGGTCATTATCGGACCGGAGTGATCCGGTCTCTTGTGCCACAACCCTACCTGGCCCTTCAGTATTCCCTCGGGTGGCCGAACTCGGGTGGCCGAAGCTGGTCGGTGTACGAAAGGAAAATCTCCGCCATGATCAAGAACTACGTCGTCGAAGGCATGACCTGTGAGCATTGCAAGGCTGCCGTCGAGGAGGAGATCAATGAACTGCCGGGAACCCAGGGCGTGGAGGTCGATCTGGAGACGGGTCGCGTGTCCGTCACTGGGTTCGCTTTCTCCGACGCTGACATCATCAGGGCCGTGGAGAATGCCGGCTATTCGGTGAAGGAAGAGGACTAGCTTCCCCACGTAGGGCCCTTGCCGTATACCCCGTGGGGGTATATGCTGGGTGGCATAGTCACGCCTCCCAAGAATTGGATCCCTCATGATCAGCACCACCCCGGCTACCGACGTCCTCGAGCTTGACCTGGGAGTCACCGGCATGACCTGCACTTCCTGCTCCGCACGAGTGGAGAGGAAGCTCAACAAGGTCGATGGAGTCGAAGCCACGGTCAACTTCGCAACCGAGTCCGCGGCCATTACCTATGACCCCGCCAAGGCGGACCCGGAAAAGCTCATCGACGTCGTGCGCGGCGCCGGCTACGACGCCTTCGAACTGACCCCACCGGAAGCGGAGCCCGCCGCGGGCACCACCGACGGTGGAGCCGGCGGGGCGTCGGCAAGCATGAGCCCGCAGGAGGCAGCCCGCGAACGGGAAGCCGCTGACCTCAAGAAACGCCTCATCGGATCAGCCATCCTGACGGTGCCCATCGTGGCACTGAGCATGATTCCCGCCCTCCAGTTCACCAACTGGCAATGGGCGGTGCTGGCCATGGCGACGTTGGTGTACGTCGTCGGCGGAGCACCGTTCCACACCGCGGCGCTGGCCAATCTGCGCCACGGTGCCTTCACCATGGATTCGCTCATCTCCCTCGGCACGACCGCCGCGTACGTGTGGAGCCTGTGGGCGCTGTTCTTCGGGCACGCTGGCCATCCCGGCATGAAGATGGAAATGCACCTGTTCCCCTCGGACTCGACGATGGATGAGATCTATCTCGAAACCGCAGCGGTAGTGATCACCTTCCTGCTGCTCGGTCGCTGGTTTGAAACCCGCGCCAAGGGGCGCTCTTCCGAGGCCCTGCGCGCCCTGCTCGACATGGGGGCCAAGGATGCGACAGTGCTTGCCGACGGCCGCGAGACCCGCATCCCCATCTCCTCCCTCGCCGTGGGTGACACGATCGTCGTCCGCCCCGGAGAGAAGATCGCCGCCGACGGCACCGTCACCGACGGCCGCTCCGCCGTCGATGAGTC is a window from the Corynebacterium testudinoris genome containing:
- a CDS encoding PspA/IM30 family protein — translated: MANPLSKGWKYLMASFDSKIDQNADPKVQIQQATEAAKQQHQQITEQAAAIIGNQKQLEMKLDRLIKSQAEHQEQARTAIMAADKAAADGDAAKAQEFGNTAEIFATQLVSVEQQLEETKALHAQATQAAAQAQQQQKESEMRLKEQLSQIDQLRAQADQAAMQEQTTRAMDTMSELRPNDNVPTLDAVRDKIERRYADALGAQELAQHSVDDRMAEIASAGTDMKAAARLAEIRASLAGESAPEAIEAAESADDAVVVEEVEEEKKG
- a CDS encoding ATP-binding cassette domain-containing protein encodes the protein MTIPLIHAEDLSVGYGRGQVISDLTFSLAAGQVHGLIGPNGAGKTTLLRALAGRLLVDGRLTVFDASPFDNPAVLDRTVLAGIDAPLPGGWSLEKVFAVGAARHHGWRAERAEHLASRFEVPRRTTYSQLSRGQKSAASIVYACASGCELMLLDEPYLGFDADKRDAFYRTLREEMETQPRTIVMSTHHLHESERLLDTILYIESGRVRINGPVEDIAERIIELAGPGEEIDRMLSRLGVRELSRTDLSLGSRSIVDLRQKPELIDAAFDLARHTGGRVRVSEVTLEKAVAALGKEMR
- the trxA gene encoding thioredoxin, whose product is MATIDVTEATFEETVTADGIVLVDAWASWCGPCRAFAPTYEKASEKHTDAVFAKLDTEANQGIASALQIQSIPTLMIFRDGIMVYREAGALPPAALEELVTQVKDLDMDEVRRQVAEANAASDAEQG
- a CDS encoding GntR family transcriptional regulator, whose product is MDDSTAPLFRQIANLIEDSIVDGNLGAGARAPSTNELAEFHQINPATARKGITLLVDSGVLEKRRGIGMFVTDDARDIILARRGEEFAASYLVPLIDEAVKLDITRADIHRLIDAVAESRGLYQ
- a CDS encoding NYN domain-containing protein, whose protein sequence is MLERTLVLVDTSYLLASFYNSWETGARAQLEIDLPEVVNVLDSMVHNQLRQPIHRQLWYDGIPDNGPHRYQRALRTCDGVQLRAGQLIEWGERRTQKAVDTRLVADMVAAAIRQQFSDFVLVSGDADMIPGVQEATENGIRVHLYGFGWDSMSAALRHACDSTTILDPREDFTDAMQLQVLEGPLPPVVRSRPLGDAEPFEEHGMTTVPNGAIPSFLPPTPRQEQAAPAAPPAAPPVAPPATHQATPTPTDSDICEIVEPTPVTPTAQAEYTPERDTPEQERSSVENDLSLDTPKPGPTKVREENSEESSDEESTPTPGSIPKPSMMAPRRKLRSRYVPLPEEVWTSAGFQTPFDVGQQYATWWYDNAATIEQRDQAHLLSGGGLPPEIDRPLLQFACETLHEYTLSETQRVNLRDGFHSGIRGVLVSYRRES
- a CDS encoding heavy-metal-associated domain-containing protein, producing MIKNYVVEGMTCEHCKAAVEEEINELPGTQGVEVDLETGRVSVTGFAFSDADIIRAVENAGYSVKEED